A region of Rhodopirellula islandica DNA encodes the following proteins:
- a CDS encoding tetratricopeptide repeat protein: MTVTHNQSNLLFLRNTSRPFPRASRWKRLGALVILSALLVPSFALADESKLASATGLLLQQTHGADWEEALSTARTIAANESSSIRSIAALVQLARRLDATGNQVESAADVHDMAAYAVMRLKENDPDALTADQAANLLLSAANGLSRSSRHMDAHRWLNEVHQFGVTTPEWTGTCMTVASGLLDEGHLDQAQSTYQMVIESGDSPQLATARLGLAWCTAMSGEDDLAALTAIDQFLQHHADHADVPSALLMKMSCQFRTGKSDAADQTLQQLLSQHPDSGACLQAIVSHCNNHPLEPCDGPLAEHLIQHADRLVASPQFTSMLKPSAIGLLVSAEQVHADAEQAFANAIATRDESGDTTAAILEHLTRNDQDAAAQRIAVRWISPVAASSPQSDQDAEAVITAGVRESACRWAGRSSNWSILAMAAKDEEAYLDGNEQTSQLRGRNLHVERLFAEALLQTGDAKSSLKWWQRIVDEGGAEDFPTLLRLAETASSSGSITEAAQRLAAARAAISPTSPQSALVNLLAADVEIRQLNFDRGRSLLESVVRLGSADEDARGRAQWMIGETYYMQERFGEAIDAYRLVEGIGGEGQWTAAALVQAGKSFEQLGRTREAAVCYSTLVRRFANSQHATGARRRLAALSPDASSESPLRR, encoded by the coding sequence ATGACTGTGACTCACAATCAGTCGAACCTTCTCTTCCTCCGAAACACGTCACGTCCCTTTCCAAGGGCGTCTCGCTGGAAACGGCTGGGTGCGTTGGTGATCTTGAGCGCGTTGTTGGTGCCCTCGTTCGCCCTCGCTGATGAGTCCAAACTGGCCTCCGCCACAGGCCTGCTTTTGCAACAAACGCACGGTGCCGATTGGGAAGAAGCGCTTTCCACGGCGCGCACCATCGCCGCCAACGAGAGTTCCTCGATTCGATCCATCGCCGCGTTGGTTCAATTGGCTCGCCGCTTGGACGCCACCGGCAACCAAGTCGAAAGTGCAGCGGACGTGCACGACATGGCCGCCTACGCCGTGATGCGTCTGAAAGAAAACGACCCTGATGCGCTGACCGCGGATCAAGCCGCCAATTTGTTGCTGAGCGCCGCCAACGGCCTGTCTCGTTCCAGCCGGCACATGGACGCACACCGCTGGCTCAACGAAGTCCACCAGTTCGGCGTGACCACCCCGGAATGGACGGGGACCTGCATGACCGTCGCCTCGGGATTGCTGGACGAAGGCCATCTCGACCAAGCACAATCGACCTATCAAATGGTCATCGAAAGCGGCGACAGCCCTCAACTGGCCACCGCCCGATTGGGACTGGCTTGGTGCACCGCCATGTCGGGCGAAGACGACCTGGCTGCCTTGACTGCCATCGACCAGTTCTTGCAGCACCATGCGGACCACGCGGATGTGCCATCCGCGTTGCTGATGAAGATGTCCTGTCAATTTCGGACCGGAAAATCCGACGCAGCGGATCAAACACTGCAGCAATTGCTCTCTCAACATCCGGATTCGGGGGCCTGCCTGCAAGCCATTGTCTCGCACTGCAACAACCATCCACTGGAACCGTGCGACGGTCCACTGGCAGAGCATTTGATCCAGCACGCTGATCGACTCGTTGCCTCGCCCCAATTCACATCGATGCTGAAACCTTCCGCCATTGGGTTGTTGGTGTCCGCCGAACAAGTGCACGCCGATGCGGAGCAAGCGTTTGCCAATGCGATCGCGACCCGCGACGAATCGGGCGACACGACCGCCGCGATCCTCGAACACCTGACTCGCAACGACCAAGATGCAGCCGCGCAACGAATCGCAGTGCGTTGGATCTCACCCGTCGCCGCCAGCAGCCCGCAATCGGACCAAGACGCCGAAGCCGTCATCACGGCCGGTGTTCGCGAATCGGCTTGCCGCTGGGCGGGCCGAAGCTCGAACTGGTCCATTCTCGCGATGGCCGCCAAAGACGAAGAAGCGTACTTGGATGGAAACGAACAAACGTCCCAACTTCGCGGACGCAACTTGCACGTCGAACGTCTCTTCGCAGAAGCCCTGTTGCAAACCGGCGATGCCAAGTCGTCGCTGAAATGGTGGCAACGCATCGTCGACGAAGGTGGGGCGGAGGACTTCCCCACCCTGCTTCGCCTGGCCGAAACCGCCTCCTCATCCGGGTCGATCACCGAAGCCGCCCAGCGACTCGCCGCCGCTCGTGCAGCCATCTCCCCCACCTCGCCTCAGTCGGCCTTGGTGAACTTGCTGGCCGCTGACGTGGAAATTCGCCAATTGAATTTTGACCGCGGGCGTTCGCTGCTCGAAAGCGTCGTGAGACTCGGGTCAGCCGACGAAGACGCTCGCGGCCGAGCTCAATGGATGATTGGCGAAACCTACTACATGCAAGAACGTTTTGGCGAAGCGATCGATGCCTACCGATTGGTCGAAGGCATCGGTGGCGAAGGCCAATGGACCGCCGCGGCCCTGGTGCAAGCCGGCAAATCCTTTGAACAATTGGGGCGGACACGCGAAGCCGCCGTCTGCTATTCCACTTTGGTGCGTCGCTTTGCGAACAGCCAACATGCGACCGGAGCCCGCCGCCGATTGGCCGCGTTGTCACCGGACGCCTCCTCTGAATCCCCACTTCGACGATGA
- the efp gene encoding elongation factor P yields MATYNTSDFRKGLKVQIDGEPYLITEMNFVKPGKGNAMYKCKMKNLIRGTSLDRTYKGGDSLEAADVETTTVQFLYRQGQDYVFMDGTTFEQYEVPNDVAGDIWKYLKDGTECSMTLYNGAAIVVEPPQHVHLEVTECGPGTKGDTATNVTKPALVETGAEFNVPGFIKEGNVIKINTINNEYVERVNN; encoded by the coding sequence GTGGCAACGTACAACACCAGCGATTTTCGCAAAGGACTGAAGGTTCAAATCGACGGCGAACCTTATTTGATAACCGAAATGAACTTCGTCAAACCCGGCAAGGGCAACGCGATGTACAAGTGCAAGATGAAAAACTTGATTCGCGGCACCTCGCTGGACCGGACGTACAAAGGCGGCGACTCGCTCGAAGCCGCCGACGTGGAAACAACCACGGTGCAATTTTTGTATCGCCAAGGCCAAGACTACGTGTTCATGGACGGCACCACCTTTGAGCAATACGAAGTCCCCAACGACGTCGCCGGCGACATTTGGAAGTACCTCAAGGACGGCACCGAGTGCTCGATGACGCTTTACAACGGCGCCGCGATCGTGGTCGAGCCTCCTCAGCACGTGCACCTGGAAGTCACTGAGTGTGGCCCCGGAACCAAGGGCGACACGGCCACCAACGTCACCAAGCCCGCGCTCGTCGAAACCGGTGCTGAGTTCAACGTGCCTGGATTTATCAAAGAAGGCAACGTGATCAAGATCAACACCATCAACAACGAATACGTCGAACGCGTCAACAACTGA
- a CDS encoding DegT/DnrJ/EryC1/StrS family aminotransferase, producing the protein MTAGTPGVPLLDVNRDNAPLRDEFLEALTEVLDSGRFLFGPDVTELENEVAAYTQTPNAVGCASGSDALLLALMALDIQPGDEVIVPSFTFFASVSCITRLGATPVFADILPDTYNVDPESIASLITEKTAAIIPVHLFGQCAQIDRICEIAAEHKIPVVEDAAQAIGAAYKDRPAGNWGTVGCFSFYPTKNLGGMGDGGILTATDAGFADRLRLFAGHGMRPRYYHQVVGINSRLDTFQAAVLRVKLRHLDAAVEARTINANRYTRLLTEAGLVSDDQLVTPYHDPHARHVWNQYTLRVPGGRRDALRAHLSERSIGSEIYYPVPMHHQECFQDVPFRHDGLKHTEAASAEVLNLPIFPSLTEAEQIRVVESVASYFQQANRAAA; encoded by the coding sequence ATGACTGCTGGTACCCCCGGCGTCCCTCTGCTGGATGTCAATCGCGACAACGCCCCGCTCCGCGACGAGTTTCTCGAAGCGTTGACCGAAGTGCTCGACAGCGGCCGTTTCCTGTTTGGCCCGGATGTCACCGAGTTGGAAAACGAAGTGGCAGCTTACACTCAAACGCCCAACGCGGTCGGATGTGCCTCCGGAAGCGACGCTTTATTGCTGGCGTTGATGGCCCTGGACATTCAACCGGGCGACGAAGTCATCGTGCCCAGCTTCACGTTTTTCGCGTCGGTCAGCTGCATCACCCGACTGGGTGCGACGCCGGTCTTTGCTGACATTCTACCCGATACCTACAACGTCGATCCAGAATCAATCGCGTCGTTGATCACCGAAAAAACAGCCGCGATTATTCCGGTTCACTTGTTCGGTCAGTGTGCCCAAATCGATCGGATCTGCGAAATCGCGGCCGAGCACAAGATTCCCGTCGTGGAAGATGCCGCTCAAGCCATCGGTGCCGCCTACAAGGACCGGCCTGCCGGCAACTGGGGGACCGTTGGTTGCTTCAGCTTCTACCCCACCAAAAACCTTGGCGGGATGGGTGACGGCGGAATTCTGACCGCAACGGACGCCGGGTTTGCCGATCGTCTGCGATTGTTCGCAGGTCACGGCATGCGTCCGCGTTATTACCACCAAGTCGTCGGCATCAACAGCCGCTTGGACACGTTCCAAGCCGCCGTCCTTCGCGTCAAACTGCGTCATCTCGATGCCGCCGTGGAAGCCCGCACAATCAACGCCAATCGCTACACCCGTTTGCTAACGGAAGCCGGTTTGGTGAGCGATGACCAGTTGGTCACGCCCTACCACGACCCCCACGCTCGCCACGTTTGGAACCAGTACACCCTGCGAGTTCCCGGCGGCCGTCGAGATGCTTTGCGAGCTCATTTATCGGAGCGCAGTATCGGATCCGAGATCTACTATCCGGTGCCGATGCATCACCAAGAATGCTTCCAAGACGTCCCTTTCCGCCACGACGGATTGAAACACACCGAAGCGGCCAGCGCGGAAGTGCTGAACCTGCCGATCTTCCCATCGTTGACCGAAGCGGAACAAATTCGCGTTGTCGAGTCGGTGGCGTCGTACTTCCAACAAGCCAACCGCGCCGCGGCTTGA
- the mgtE gene encoding magnesium transporter has protein sequence MVNTLFLPELREMLQLGQETDLREFCVTLNPGRTAEFMEGLEDAEVWAVLQHAEPYRRAEIFGYFEEDRKLNMLTREPADQAAELIEEIPPDDRVDLIHALPTATVEKILPLLPVIDRRDIERLRSYVEGTAGSLMTTDVAKLAERFTAREALEELSRQASDLETIYYLYVVDDNNLLRGIVSARQLVSAISNTTKTLGDLMETDVVVALVGEDQESVANKVERFNLLAIPVVDSGRQLLGIITHDDVIDVVREELTEDAQRIAAVAPLEDDFLRIGLIKLSYKRGIWLTILFFAALLTAFALRAYEDELNSFAWLVWFIPLIISAGGNSGSQSATLVITAMTGGEVKNSDLPRVLSREFVVSLLLGSFLSLIGFLVALAIAPTAWAALVIPCTLLSVIFCGCMCGVTLPILFKRMGLDPALMSNPFVAGIVDILGIVIYINVARVLLG, from the coding sequence ATGGTCAACACGCTCTTCCTGCCCGAACTTCGCGAAATGCTGCAACTCGGTCAGGAGACTGACCTGCGGGAGTTCTGCGTGACTCTGAACCCTGGCCGCACGGCCGAGTTCATGGAAGGGCTGGAAGACGCCGAGGTCTGGGCGGTGTTGCAACACGCCGAACCCTACCGGCGAGCCGAGATTTTCGGTTACTTCGAAGAGGACCGAAAGCTGAACATGTTGACTCGGGAGCCGGCCGATCAAGCCGCCGAGTTGATCGAGGAAATTCCACCCGATGACCGCGTCGACCTGATTCACGCTTTGCCAACGGCAACGGTCGAAAAGATCCTGCCGCTGTTGCCGGTGATCGATCGCCGTGACATCGAACGATTGCGTTCGTATGTCGAGGGCACCGCTGGCTCGTTGATGACGACCGACGTGGCCAAGTTGGCCGAACGCTTCACCGCTCGCGAAGCGCTCGAAGAACTCAGTCGCCAAGCCAGCGACTTGGAAACGATTTACTACCTGTACGTCGTCGACGACAACAACTTGCTGCGCGGCATCGTGTCGGCTCGGCAACTGGTTTCCGCGATCAGCAACACCACCAAAACGCTGGGCGATTTGATGGAAACCGACGTCGTCGTCGCGCTCGTCGGCGAAGACCAAGAGTCCGTGGCGAATAAAGTCGAACGGTTCAACTTGCTGGCCATTCCCGTGGTTGATTCGGGACGTCAGTTGCTGGGCATCATCACTCACGACGATGTCATCGATGTTGTGCGAGAAGAATTGACCGAAGATGCCCAGCGCATCGCCGCTGTCGCACCGCTGGAAGATGACTTCCTGCGAATCGGGTTGATCAAGCTGTCGTACAAACGCGGCATTTGGTTGACGATCCTATTCTTCGCCGCGTTGCTGACCGCATTTGCCCTGCGGGCCTACGAGGATGAACTGAATTCCTTCGCGTGGCTGGTTTGGTTCATCCCGCTGATCATCAGCGCCGGTGGCAACTCGGGCAGCCAATCGGCAACCTTGGTCATCACCGCGATGACCGGTGGCGAAGTCAAGAACAGCGATCTACCGCGAGTGCTTTCGCGGGAATTCGTTGTTTCGTTGCTCCTGGGCAGCTTCCTCTCGCTGATCGGCTTTTTGGTTGCTCTGGCAATTGCCCCGACCGCCTGGGCAGCCCTCGTGATTCCCTGCACGCTGTTGTCAGTCATCTTCTGCGGCTGCATGTGCGGTGTCACGCTGCCAATCTTATTCAAACGAATGGGTTTGGACCCCGCTCTGATGAGCAACCCCTTTGTGGCCGGAATAGTTGATATCTTAGGCATCGTGATCTACATCAACGTCGCTCGCGTGCTGCTCGGCTGA
- a CDS encoding sugar phosphate isomerase/epimerase family protein has protein sequence MSSWPLGVFASIDAGLGVAWPVIRELGVPTIQLHAPHAGNRTAEAAQQFKAQLDEYGVQCTAVFGGFEGESYADIPTVIKTVGLVPPATRQSRLKEMMEISDFARLLGVDCVALHVGFVPHDPSDEDYEGIVEVTQQLCDHCRSNEQFLHLETGQETADGLLTFIDSVERDNLKINFDPANMILYGSGDPIEALRKVGSHVRSVHCKDGLWSDQPGVTFGREVPLGQGDVGMETYLQTLREIGYAGPLTIEREIPEDPTRQKAEIGDAIELLTKIRAEVLV, from the coding sequence ATGTCTTCATGGCCCCTTGGTGTATTTGCTTCCATCGACGCGGGACTGGGAGTCGCTTGGCCAGTCATTCGTGAACTGGGAGTGCCAACGATTCAGCTGCACGCCCCACACGCTGGCAACCGAACCGCCGAAGCCGCTCAACAATTCAAAGCCCAGTTGGATGAATACGGCGTCCAGTGCACCGCCGTCTTCGGTGGGTTCGAGGGCGAAAGCTACGCCGACATTCCAACCGTGATCAAAACCGTCGGTCTGGTTCCACCCGCGACACGCCAATCACGCTTGAAAGAGATGATGGAAATCAGCGACTTCGCTCGCTTGCTGGGCGTTGACTGCGTGGCGTTGCATGTGGGATTTGTTCCGCATGATCCATCCGATGAAGACTACGAAGGCATCGTCGAAGTCACCCAGCAACTGTGCGACCACTGCCGATCCAACGAACAGTTTCTGCACCTGGAAACCGGTCAGGAAACCGCGGACGGACTGCTGACGTTCATCGACTCGGTCGAACGCGACAACCTGAAAATCAACTTCGATCCCGCCAACATGATTCTGTACGGATCCGGCGACCCCATCGAAGCCCTTCGAAAAGTGGGCTCCCATGTCCGCAGCGTTCACTGCAAAGACGGCCTGTGGAGCGATCAGCCTGGCGTCACGTTTGGACGCGAAGTCCCCCTGGGACAAGGCGACGTCGGCATGGAAACCTACCTGCAGACGCTTCGAGAAATTGGATACGCCGGCCCCCTGACGATCGAACGCGAAATTCCGGAGGACCCCACGCGTCAAAAGGCAGAGATCGGAGACGCAATCGAACTGCTCACCAAGATTCGCGCCGAAGTGTTGGTTTAG
- a CDS encoding sulfatase — translation MSRVLPTLVFLLVWQASSAVSAQNETKKPPNVLMVAVDDLNHWLTFMGRNPQAQTPNFDRLAKMGVAFTNAYCAVPACEPSRCALMGGRRPWTTGCYKNGDQWKTYQPAGDGLSAQFLKAGYNVFGAGKIYHSMDYHPSEWTAYMSKKGLSSNGPGVQKMDGFHNDKVHPDLQDEDLIDWHTTNYCIDRLNEGSDQPFFIACGLYKPHLPFVAPRKYYDAFPLDSIQLPPHRENDLDDLPPAGLRMAGADKDHKKFLESGRWKAAIQSYLATCAYTDMNLGRLLDAYESSPQKDNTILVLWTDHGWSLGEKQHWRKFALWEEPTRTPMIWVVPGMTSPGTLCERTVDLMSVYPTLCQLAGLPIPDHVEGREITSLLENPTSEWNVPAITTHGYENHAVRSERYRYIRYANGDEELYDSQNDPYEYENLAGKPELQIVKDELAKWLPKDAVKPTR, via the coding sequence ATGTCTCGTGTCCTTCCAACTCTGGTTTTTCTGCTTGTTTGGCAAGCAAGCAGCGCCGTCTCTGCCCAGAACGAGACGAAGAAGCCCCCCAATGTCTTGATGGTCGCCGTCGATGACCTCAATCATTGGTTGACGTTCATGGGGCGGAATCCTCAAGCTCAAACGCCCAACTTTGATCGACTGGCCAAGATGGGCGTGGCGTTCACCAACGCCTACTGTGCCGTTCCCGCTTGTGAACCATCTCGATGTGCGTTGATGGGTGGGCGTCGCCCTTGGACAACCGGTTGCTACAAGAATGGCGACCAGTGGAAGACGTACCAACCCGCGGGCGATGGCCTGTCCGCTCAATTCCTGAAAGCGGGATACAACGTTTTTGGTGCGGGTAAGATTTATCATTCGATGGACTACCATCCCTCCGAATGGACCGCTTACATGTCCAAAAAAGGTTTGTCTTCGAACGGTCCCGGTGTTCAAAAGATGGATGGATTTCACAATGACAAAGTCCATCCCGACCTGCAGGATGAGGACCTGATCGATTGGCACACCACGAACTATTGCATTGATCGATTGAATGAGGGATCCGACCAACCATTCTTCATCGCCTGCGGTTTGTACAAACCCCATTTACCCTTTGTTGCTCCCAGAAAGTACTACGACGCGTTTCCTCTGGATTCGATTCAGCTGCCGCCCCACCGCGAAAACGACCTGGATGATTTGCCCCCAGCCGGTCTGCGGATGGCTGGTGCCGACAAAGACCATAAGAAATTCTTGGAATCTGGCCGCTGGAAGGCTGCGATCCAGTCCTACCTTGCGACCTGTGCCTACACCGACATGAACCTAGGCCGGTTGCTTGATGCGTATGAAAGCAGCCCGCAAAAGGACAACACGATCCTGGTCCTGTGGACCGACCACGGTTGGTCGCTCGGCGAAAAACAACACTGGCGCAAGTTCGCTCTGTGGGAAGAACCAACGCGAACCCCGATGATCTGGGTCGTGCCTGGAATGACGTCTCCCGGAACGCTTTGCGAACGAACCGTCGATTTGATGTCGGTCTATCCAACGCTGTGCCAATTGGCAGGCCTTCCCATCCCGGATCACGTGGAAGGTCGTGAGATCACATCGTTGCTGGAGAACCCGACCTCCGAGTGGAATGTTCCCGCGATCACGACGCACGGGTACGAGAATCACGCGGTGCGAAGCGAACGGTATCGCTACATCCGATACGCCAACGGGGACGAGGAACTGTACGACAGCCAAAACGACCCGTACGAGTACGAGAATTTGGCTGGCAAACCGGAGCTCCAAATCGTCAAGGACGAGCTGGCGAAATGGTTGCCGAAGGATGCCGTGAAGCCCACGCGCTAA
- a CDS encoding ABC transporter permease, translating to MNKPIADSPISSAATSGSVSNPVSAWLQASFASVVNALHFNPVAAFRNNPVLQRELLVNLRTNRSFLLLLVYQVVLAAVTLVAWPDDERLDLSQDPPSARRLVDLFFLGQYVIASLMAPSFAAGTISGEKERQTYEMLLASPLKPSAIVLGKLVAALTHLALLIVASLPIIVLFLPLGGVSVYEVAAAYLGLFISVVLFGAIGVFCSSYFSRTSNSLVVSYLLILPLVIGGVLMWQMLAGDGLLRLKVVVLVVPAFALAAVTLMCAAAASRMLYPPDVGSEGKEVVDLEQEAAEAVGLVIQPDQFPDRLFAPPRRETLMADGANPVYDKEIHGEIFSQGTLMLRLVIQISILLAIPLMGALLFWQTPHAPWFAVYVIVFNMLVGPVFLAGTMTSERERQTLDLLITTTLSPWKIFWGKFIVGFRVAFVLTSFLVWPMLLGVGLNTDFYSSWPLIVGMFAIPVVVSIVNAVIAMTASLYQERTSMALMTTYLALIVLYVVPPGARVLASTLGLSSTVQQWIEWTGVASPFSALFSLPIGPLLMRGDSSYAGQPVLVIGYFVCSLLIIALAACLIAWKLRPKH from the coding sequence TTGAACAAGCCGATCGCTGATTCGCCGATTTCCTCTGCCGCGACCTCCGGCAGTGTTTCCAATCCGGTGTCAGCATGGCTGCAAGCGTCGTTTGCGTCGGTCGTCAACGCCTTGCATTTCAATCCCGTCGCAGCGTTCCGTAACAACCCGGTCCTGCAACGAGAGTTGCTGGTCAATTTGCGAACGAACCGATCGTTCCTGCTGTTGCTGGTTTACCAAGTGGTGTTGGCCGCGGTCACCTTGGTGGCTTGGCCTGACGACGAGCGATTGGATCTCAGCCAGGACCCGCCCTCGGCGCGTCGTTTGGTCGATTTGTTTTTCCTTGGCCAATACGTGATTGCATCGTTGATGGCCCCCAGTTTCGCGGCGGGGACCATTTCCGGTGAGAAGGAACGGCAAACCTATGAGATGTTGCTGGCCAGCCCATTGAAGCCGAGTGCGATCGTGCTGGGCAAATTGGTCGCCGCACTGACCCATTTGGCGCTGCTGATTGTCGCGTCGCTGCCCATCATCGTGCTGTTCTTGCCGCTCGGTGGAGTCAGCGTCTACGAGGTCGCGGCGGCCTATCTGGGGCTGTTCATCTCGGTGGTGCTGTTTGGCGCGATCGGGGTGTTTTGCAGCAGCTACTTTTCACGGACCAGCAATTCGTTGGTGGTCAGCTACTTGCTGATTCTGCCGTTGGTGATCGGTGGCGTGTTGATGTGGCAGATGCTGGCCGGGGATGGTTTGTTGCGGCTCAAAGTGGTCGTGTTGGTGGTGCCCGCGTTTGCCCTGGCGGCCGTTACGCTGATGTGTGCCGCGGCGGCTTCCCGGATGCTGTATCCGCCGGACGTGGGCAGCGAAGGCAAGGAGGTCGTGGACCTGGAACAAGAAGCGGCGGAAGCCGTTGGGTTGGTGATTCAGCCCGATCAATTCCCCGATCGGTTGTTCGCACCGCCACGACGAGAAACGTTGATGGCCGATGGTGCCAACCCGGTTTATGACAAAGAGATTCACGGTGAGATCTTCAGCCAGGGCACGTTGATGCTGCGGTTGGTGATTCAGATCAGCATCTTGCTCGCGATCCCGTTGATGGGAGCACTGTTGTTTTGGCAAACCCCGCACGCCCCATGGTTCGCGGTCTATGTGATCGTGTTCAACATGTTGGTTGGTCCGGTGTTTCTGGCCGGGACGATGACCAGCGAACGTGAGCGGCAGACGTTGGATCTGTTGATCACAACCACGTTGTCGCCTTGGAAGATCTTTTGGGGCAAGTTCATCGTCGGCTTTCGGGTCGCGTTTGTACTGACCAGTTTCCTGGTTTGGCCGATGCTGCTGGGCGTGGGGCTGAACACGGATTTTTATTCCAGTTGGCCGTTGATCGTTGGTATGTTTGCGATCCCCGTTGTGGTCAGCATCGTCAACGCAGTGATCGCGATGACCGCCTCGCTGTATCAAGAACGCACGTCGATGGCCTTGATGACCACCTACCTGGCCTTGATCGTGTTGTACGTGGTTCCGCCGGGCGCTCGGGTGTTGGCGTCGACGCTGGGGCTGTCATCAACTGTTCAGCAGTGGATTGAATGGACGGGGGTGG
- the epmB gene encoding EF-P beta-lysylation protein EpmB, whose translation MNRVLGGNVRGGSLAAKTEFVPVGEPPQNQGSDDVSVQKSDELKRESLQTKAQPETANWRGSMKRALRSVGELRQHLNLDPPAGVLDNSQVAEDHGFPVFVPLEFASRMKPGDPNDPLLRQVLPVPKEAVSPEGFSSDPVGDLHAAVAPGLLHKYHGRALAITTGACGIHCRYCFRREFPYSENSSRGDHLELALKYLREQDSIEEVLLSGGDPLTLTDDSVADLMQQIEAIPHVRRLRWHTRMPIVIPSRVTNAWIERMRSSRLTSWVVVHCNHPAELDAETGAALMRLVDAGVPVLNQAVLLRGVNDDAEVLESLCRRLIDLRVMPYYLHQLDKVRGAAHFEVDQDRGRALIRELESRLPGFAVPRFVCEQAGQASKTRL comes from the coding sequence GTGAACCGAGTCCTGGGAGGAAACGTTCGTGGGGGCAGTTTAGCGGCCAAAACCGAATTTGTCCCGGTGGGGGAACCGCCTCAAAACCAAGGTTCCGACGATGTTTCTGTGCAAAAAAGCGATGAGTTGAAACGAGAGTCCTTGCAAACCAAAGCACAACCCGAAACCGCGAATTGGCGTGGCTCGATGAAGCGGGCCCTTCGCTCGGTGGGGGAATTGCGCCAACACCTGAATTTGGACCCTCCAGCGGGTGTTCTCGACAACTCGCAGGTCGCCGAAGACCACGGTTTTCCCGTGTTTGTGCCGCTGGAATTTGCTTCGCGAATGAAGCCCGGCGACCCCAACGACCCGCTGTTGCGGCAAGTGTTGCCTGTGCCCAAGGAAGCCGTCTCGCCCGAGGGTTTCAGCAGTGATCCGGTGGGCGATTTGCACGCCGCCGTTGCACCGGGGTTGCTGCACAAATACCACGGTCGTGCACTCGCGATCACAACGGGCGCCTGCGGCATTCACTGTCGATATTGCTTTCGTCGCGAATTTCCGTACAGCGAAAACAGCAGTCGCGGCGACCACCTCGAGTTGGCCCTGAAATACCTGCGGGAGCAGGATTCGATCGAAGAGGTTCTGCTCAGCGGGGGCGATCCGCTAACGCTGACCGATGATTCGGTGGCCGATTTGATGCAGCAAATCGAGGCGATTCCGCACGTCCGCCGGTTGCGCTGGCACACGCGGATGCCGATTGTGATCCCGTCCCGAGTGACGAATGCATGGATCGAACGAATGCGATCCTCTCGATTGACTTCGTGGGTGGTCGTTCATTGCAATCATCCGGCCGAACTGGATGCCGAAACAGGCGCGGCGCTGATGCGATTGGTCGACGCGGGGGTTCCGGTTTTGAACCAAGCCGTCTTGTTGCGAGGCGTCAACGACGACGCGGAGGTGCTGGAATCGTTGTGCCGGAGGCTGATTGATTTGCGAGTGATGCCGTATTACTTGCACCAACTGGACAAAGTTCGTGGGGCGGCTCACTTCGAAGTCGACCAGGATCGTGGTCGCGCGCTGATCCGTGAGTTAGAATCGCGTCTGCCCGGTTTCGCCGTTCCCCGATTTGTGTGCGAGCAAGCCGGTCAAGCATCCAAGACACGGCTTTGA